A section of the Paralichthys olivaceus isolate ysfri-2021 chromosome 14, ASM2471397v2, whole genome shotgun sequence genome encodes:
- the mmrn2a gene encoding multimerin-2a isoform X1, producing the protein MTAVGELLLVLGLLASVHCELRSRDPDVEEEEELGGGVGERGNLPPRNGNWCAFVQRRVVTTMVECGVEKYTIKSQSPCPSGIPDCQVVMYKLSNRPLYKQKQKIVTSLQWLCCPGHGGHNCEDTVPHPLDSGGSGPTGESEAERVELRAPDVQLQPGDPNREQNDHQAPPPELYDASNATNRRSGMQATPEPGHAHKSHHTSQHDANTHDHRHKHQEHGEHGEHGERGEHGERGEQRQHGEHGEHQHVHGVTAVLTAPQMMELVMFHLQPVLQGFNRSLEHLSRQVGDLAQDVAQLKSSQQGAKLQAGVLEEPEHDEAVDERLEAKLEEVFEHIRDVRAQMHGQRMDLENRLHSQHAMLHYNLTSFKTDIDMKLKRHQKTLQVSLQAMNTTLSELKVDQDQITETPPDDRLPRSSLPPHQLPPQPSGSSSLWDAIERLDNMVVNNTVKVSGLMEDVDVTLGSVQQLRWDFTQLEKLINQTARNTQILFMETGLEVEAAKVGVLGRVEELALNLTQHSKQLQEVEVDTDYLFTALYQNHSAANCDCKGLTAAVALLERSVANVTALANENKMALDEDNAGEVEQWGGASDWEPAVEAIQHGLQQVKESLVSEQNRTRTLDRTLTRLSSSLTDVQAEVGGLRERDTRLKEEMQHLASSFNSLLKDTIRHNDVLELLLGEEVLEFLEWPYQDQEANSIPALKKELRHLQEQLSVHNLSIRSPLDSRTGGGEEVPPADQPSSSHLPPDHWLPGDMRRSDAGETSRERQLLLHPDGRRPVDLGGDGSDLWNLEKTVEELDLKVQQLEEKPCPCPTAPTPGEVQPRGEAAKLQAEVTWLKRGLEEHLRVFNNVFINADVLVGSEETLDLDKLSQLVKNRDGKKEKRKKGGGRKDGSGRGGDHRHKRGSSGVPVLFDQSEVSLMFVAGSPLRLSDSVITFDASLNRGQFHSDTGTFTAPVGGLYLFILTLDLRPGPAHVVLRRASGGAPASLHQWVVAEAGPATGVSLLMLREGEEVRPELRGGAWTESEDNVFTGLLLQKTT; encoded by the exons ATGACAGCGGTgggggagctgctgctggtgctgggtTTACTGGCGAGCGTTCACTGTGAGTTGAGGTCACGAGACCctgatgtggaggaggaggaggagctgggaggaggagtgggagagagggggaacCTTCCACCCCGAAATGG GAACTGGTGTGCGTTTGTGCAGAGGCGTGTGGTAACAACGATGGTGGAGTGTGGAGTAGAGAAGTACACCATCAAGTCTCAGAGTCCCTGTCCGAGCGGGATCCCTGACTGTCAGGTGGTCAT gtacaAGCTGTCCAACCGACCTCTCTACAAACAGAAGCAGAAGATCGTCACCTCTCTGCAGTGGCTCTGCTGTCCGGGACACGGTGGACACAACTGTGAAGACACAG TCCCTCATCCTCTGGATTCTGGAGGCTCGGGTCCGACCGGAGAATCTGAAGCAGAGAGGGTGGAGCTCCGAGCTCCAG ACGTGCAGCTCCAGCCGGGCGACCCGAACCGTGAGCAGAACGACCACCAGGCACCTCCCCCCGAACTGTACGACGCCAGCAACGCTACCAACCGACGCAGCGGCATGCAGGCTACCCCGGAGCCAGGCCACGCCCACAAGTCCCATCACACGTCACAGCACGACGCAAATACACACGACCACCGACATAAACATCAAGAACATGGAGAACATGGAGAACATGGAGAACGTGGAGAACATGGAGAACGTGGAGAACAACGACAACATGGAGAACATGGAGAACATCAGCACGTTCATG gCGTCACCGCTGTCCTAACTGCTCCCCAAATGATGGAGCTGGTCATGTTCCATCTGCAGCCGGTCCTTCAGGGCTTCAACCGCTCGCTGGAGCACCTGAGCCGACAGGTGGGGGACCTGGCCCAGGACGTGGCCCAGCTGAAgagcagccagcagggggcgaagCTGCAGGCGGGCGTCCTGGAGGAGCCTGAGCACGACGAGGCGGTGGATGAGCggctggaggccaaactggaggAGGTGTTTGAGCACATCAGGGACGTTCGGGCGCAGATGCACGGTCAGCGGATGGACCTGGAGAACAGGCTGCACTCCCAGCATGCAATGCTGCACTACAACCTCACCAGCTTCAAGACGGACATCGACATGAAGCTGAAACGCCACCAGAAGAcgctgcag GTCAGCCTGCAGGCGATGAACACCACGCTGTCGGAGCTGAAGGTCGACCAGGATCAGATCACAGAGACGCCGCCGGACGATCGGCTCCCTCGTTCCTCCCTGCCCCCCCACCAGCTGCCGCCGCAGCCCTCaggctcctcctctctgtgggaCGCCATCGAGCGACTGGACAACATGGTGGTCAACAACACGGTGAAG GTGAGCGGGCTGATGGAGGACGTGGACGTGACCTTGGGGAGCGTCCAGCAGCTGAGGTGGGACTTCACGCAGCTGGAGAAGCTCATCAACCAGACGGCCCGAAACACTCAGATCCTGTTCATGGAGACGGGGCTGGAGGTGGAGGCCGCCAAGGTGGGGGTGCTGGGGCGGGTGGAGGAGCTGGCGTTGAACCTGACGCAGCACAgtaagcagctgcaggaggtggaAGTGGACACGGACTACCTGTTCACCGCCCTCTACCAGAACCACTCAGCCGCGAACTGCGACTGCAAAGGGCTGACGGCCGCCGTGGCTCTGCTGGAGAGGAGCGTCGCCAACGTGACGGCGTTGGCTAACGAGAACAAAATGGCCCTGGACGAGGACAACGCAGGAGAGGTGGAGCAGTGGGGCGGGGCCAGCGACTGGGAGCCGGCAGTGGAAGCAATTCAACATGGCCTCCAACAG GTGAAGGAGTCTCTGGTCTCGGAGCAGAACAGGACCAGGACTCTGGACCGCACCCTGACCCGGCTGAGCAGCTCGCTGACGGACGTCCAGGCCGAGGTCGGGGGTCTGCGGGAGCGGGACACGAGGCTGAAGGAGGAGATGCAGCATCTGGCGAGCTCCTTCAACTCTCTGCTCAAAGACACCATTCGACACAATGACGTGCTGGAGTTGCTGCTGGGGGAGGAGGTGTTGGAGTTCCTGGAGTGGCCCTACCAGGACCAGGAGGCCAACTCCATCCCGGCCCTGAAGAAGGAGCTGAGGCacctgcaggagcagctgagCGTTCACAACCTGAGCATCAGGTCGCCGCTCGACAGCCGGACAG gaggtggagaggaggtgCCACCTGCTGACcagccctcctcctcacacctTCCTCCTGACCACTGGCTTCCTGGTGACATGAGGAGGAGCGATGCTGGAGAAACATCCAGGGAGCGACAGCTTCTCCTCCACCCTGACGGGAGGCGACCAGTGGACCTGGGAGGAGACGGCAGCGATCTGTGGAACCTGGAGAAAacggtggaggagctggacctgaaggtgcagcagctggaggagaaaccCTGCCCCTGCCCCACCGCCCCCACCCCGGGGGAGGTGCAGCCCAGGGGTGAGGCCGCCAAGCTGCAGGCGGAGGTGACGTGGCTGAAGAGAGGCCTGGAGGAGCACCTGAGGGTTTTCAATAACGTGTTCATCAACGCAGACGTGCTGGTGGGATCCGAGGAAACGCTGGACCTCGACAAACTGTCGCAGCTCGTGAAGAACCGAGAcgggaagaaagagaagaggaagaaaggaggaggaagaaaggacggatcaggaagaggaggagaccatCGACACAAGAGGGGTTCATCAG gTGTTCCTGTGCTGTTCGACCAATCAGAAGTCTCCCTGATGTTCGTGGCGGGATCTCCGCTACGCCTCTCGGACAGCGTCATCACATTCGATGCGTCTCTGAACCGGGGTCAGTTTCACTCGGACACCGGCACCTTCACGGCTCCGGTGGGCGGGCTCTACCTGTTCATCCTCACCTTGGACCTGAGGCCGGGCCCCGCCCACGTGGTCCTGCGGAGGGCGTCGGGCGGAGCTCCAGCGTCTCTACACCAATGGGTGGTGGCGGAGGCGGGGCCAGCTACAGGTGTGAGCCTCCTGATgctgagggagggggaggaggtgaggcCTGAACTGAGGGGAGGAGCATGGACGGAGTCAGAGGACAATGTGTTCACCGGGTTGCTGCTCCAAAAGACCACCTGA
- the mmrn2a gene encoding multimerin-2a isoform X4 yields the protein MVECGVEKYTIKSQSPCPSGIPDCQVVMYKLSNRPLYKQKQKIVTSLQWLCCPGHGGHNCEDTVPHPLDSGGSGPTGESEAERVELRAPDVQLQPGDPNREQNDHQAPPPELYDASNATNRRSGMQATPEPGHAHKSHHTSQHDANTHDHRHKHQEHGEHGEHGERGEHGERGEQRQHGEHGEHQHVHGVTAVLTAPQMMELVMFHLQPVLQGFNRSLEHLSRQVGDLAQDVAQLKSSQQGAKLQAGVLEEPEHDEAVDERLEAKLEEVFEHIRDVRAQMHGQRMDLENRLHSQHAMLHYNLTSFKTDIDMKLKRHQKTLQVSLQAMNTTLSELKVDQDQITETPPDDRLPRSSLPPHQLPPQPSGSSSLWDAIERLDNMVVNNTVKVSGLMEDVDVTLGSVQQLRWDFTQLEKLINQTARNTQILFMETGLEVEAAKVGVLGRVEELALNLTQHSKQLQEVEVDTDYLFTALYQNHSAANCDCKGLTAAVALLERSVANVTALANENKMALDEDNAGEVEQWGGASDWEPAVEAIQHGLQQVKESLVSEQNRTRTLDRTLTRLSSSLTDVQAEVGGLRERDTRLKEEMQHLASSFNSLLKDTIRHNDVLELLLGEEVLEFLEWPYQDQEANSIPALKKELRHLQEQLSVHNLSIRSPLDSRTGGGEEVPPADQPSSSHLPPDHWLPGDMRRSDAGETSRERQLLLHPDGRRPVDLGGDGSDLWNLEKTVEELDLKVQQLEEKPCPCPTAPTPGEVQPRGEAAKLQAEVTWLKRGLEEHLRVFNNVFINADVLVGSEETLDLDKLSQLVKNRDGKKEKRKKGGGRKDGSGRGGDHRHKRGSSGVPVLFDQSEVSLMFVAGSPLRLSDSVITFDASLNRGQFHSDTGTFTAPVGGLYLFILTLDLRPGPAHVVLRRASGGAPASLHQWVVAEAGPATGVSLLMLREGEEVRPELRGGAWTESEDNVFTGLLLQKTT from the exons ATGGTGGAGTGTGGAGTAGAGAAGTACACCATCAAGTCTCAGAGTCCCTGTCCGAGCGGGATCCCTGACTGTCAGGTGGTCAT gtacaAGCTGTCCAACCGACCTCTCTACAAACAGAAGCAGAAGATCGTCACCTCTCTGCAGTGGCTCTGCTGTCCGGGACACGGTGGACACAACTGTGAAGACACAG TCCCTCATCCTCTGGATTCTGGAGGCTCGGGTCCGACCGGAGAATCTGAAGCAGAGAGGGTGGAGCTCCGAGCTCCAG ACGTGCAGCTCCAGCCGGGCGACCCGAACCGTGAGCAGAACGACCACCAGGCACCTCCCCCCGAACTGTACGACGCCAGCAACGCTACCAACCGACGCAGCGGCATGCAGGCTACCCCGGAGCCAGGCCACGCCCACAAGTCCCATCACACGTCACAGCACGACGCAAATACACACGACCACCGACATAAACATCAAGAACATGGAGAACATGGAGAACATGGAGAACGTGGAGAACATGGAGAACGTGGAGAACAACGACAACATGGAGAACATGGAGAACATCAGCACGTTCATG gCGTCACCGCTGTCCTAACTGCTCCCCAAATGATGGAGCTGGTCATGTTCCATCTGCAGCCGGTCCTTCAGGGCTTCAACCGCTCGCTGGAGCACCTGAGCCGACAGGTGGGGGACCTGGCCCAGGACGTGGCCCAGCTGAAgagcagccagcagggggcgaagCTGCAGGCGGGCGTCCTGGAGGAGCCTGAGCACGACGAGGCGGTGGATGAGCggctggaggccaaactggaggAGGTGTTTGAGCACATCAGGGACGTTCGGGCGCAGATGCACGGTCAGCGGATGGACCTGGAGAACAGGCTGCACTCCCAGCATGCAATGCTGCACTACAACCTCACCAGCTTCAAGACGGACATCGACATGAAGCTGAAACGCCACCAGAAGAcgctgcag GTCAGCCTGCAGGCGATGAACACCACGCTGTCGGAGCTGAAGGTCGACCAGGATCAGATCACAGAGACGCCGCCGGACGATCGGCTCCCTCGTTCCTCCCTGCCCCCCCACCAGCTGCCGCCGCAGCCCTCaggctcctcctctctgtgggaCGCCATCGAGCGACTGGACAACATGGTGGTCAACAACACGGTGAAG GTGAGCGGGCTGATGGAGGACGTGGACGTGACCTTGGGGAGCGTCCAGCAGCTGAGGTGGGACTTCACGCAGCTGGAGAAGCTCATCAACCAGACGGCCCGAAACACTCAGATCCTGTTCATGGAGACGGGGCTGGAGGTGGAGGCCGCCAAGGTGGGGGTGCTGGGGCGGGTGGAGGAGCTGGCGTTGAACCTGACGCAGCACAgtaagcagctgcaggaggtggaAGTGGACACGGACTACCTGTTCACCGCCCTCTACCAGAACCACTCAGCCGCGAACTGCGACTGCAAAGGGCTGACGGCCGCCGTGGCTCTGCTGGAGAGGAGCGTCGCCAACGTGACGGCGTTGGCTAACGAGAACAAAATGGCCCTGGACGAGGACAACGCAGGAGAGGTGGAGCAGTGGGGCGGGGCCAGCGACTGGGAGCCGGCAGTGGAAGCAATTCAACATGGCCTCCAACAG GTGAAGGAGTCTCTGGTCTCGGAGCAGAACAGGACCAGGACTCTGGACCGCACCCTGACCCGGCTGAGCAGCTCGCTGACGGACGTCCAGGCCGAGGTCGGGGGTCTGCGGGAGCGGGACACGAGGCTGAAGGAGGAGATGCAGCATCTGGCGAGCTCCTTCAACTCTCTGCTCAAAGACACCATTCGACACAATGACGTGCTGGAGTTGCTGCTGGGGGAGGAGGTGTTGGAGTTCCTGGAGTGGCCCTACCAGGACCAGGAGGCCAACTCCATCCCGGCCCTGAAGAAGGAGCTGAGGCacctgcaggagcagctgagCGTTCACAACCTGAGCATCAGGTCGCCGCTCGACAGCCGGACAG gaggtggagaggaggtgCCACCTGCTGACcagccctcctcctcacacctTCCTCCTGACCACTGGCTTCCTGGTGACATGAGGAGGAGCGATGCTGGAGAAACATCCAGGGAGCGACAGCTTCTCCTCCACCCTGACGGGAGGCGACCAGTGGACCTGGGAGGAGACGGCAGCGATCTGTGGAACCTGGAGAAAacggtggaggagctggacctgaaggtgcagcagctggaggagaaaccCTGCCCCTGCCCCACCGCCCCCACCCCGGGGGAGGTGCAGCCCAGGGGTGAGGCCGCCAAGCTGCAGGCGGAGGTGACGTGGCTGAAGAGAGGCCTGGAGGAGCACCTGAGGGTTTTCAATAACGTGTTCATCAACGCAGACGTGCTGGTGGGATCCGAGGAAACGCTGGACCTCGACAAACTGTCGCAGCTCGTGAAGAACCGAGAcgggaagaaagagaagaggaagaaaggaggaggaagaaaggacggatcaggaagaggaggagaccatCGACACAAGAGGGGTTCATCAG gTGTTCCTGTGCTGTTCGACCAATCAGAAGTCTCCCTGATGTTCGTGGCGGGATCTCCGCTACGCCTCTCGGACAGCGTCATCACATTCGATGCGTCTCTGAACCGGGGTCAGTTTCACTCGGACACCGGCACCTTCACGGCTCCGGTGGGCGGGCTCTACCTGTTCATCCTCACCTTGGACCTGAGGCCGGGCCCCGCCCACGTGGTCCTGCGGAGGGCGTCGGGCGGAGCTCCAGCGTCTCTACACCAATGGGTGGTGGCGGAGGCGGGGCCAGCTACAGGTGTGAGCCTCCTGATgctgagggagggggaggaggtgaggcCTGAACTGAGGGGAGGAGCATGGACGGAGTCAGAGGACAATGTGTTCACCGGGTTGCTGCTCCAAAAGACCACCTGA